The Comamonas endophytica sequence GGGGTGGGCAATGGCGTTGCCGGCCGTCAGGGCGGCGGCAACGAGAAAGGGGGAAATCCAGCGGTTGTGTTTCATGGGAATGCTCCTGTCCCGCAAGGGGAACTCTGTGTGATGGTCTGTGCGGGCGGCATCGGCGCCGTCCGTTATCGATATACAGGCCGCTGCCGTTGAGGCAGGACCCCTGGGTCATCACACAGCAGGAGGTCCGCGCGCGGGCGGCGGACAGGCCGAGGGCACGGGTATCCACGCCATGGCCTGCAGCCGCGCGGGCTGCGCAGCGCGCGGCCCGTCGGCGGGCACCGCCCCTGCGTCCTGCGGCGGCGCGGCCAGCTGCGGCAGGCACAGCGGACAGTCGAGACCATGCAGCGCATGCGCCAGGCTATCTGCATCAGGCCCGAGACGGTAGCTGCCATGGCCCGTTCCCGAGCAGACGGCTTCGAGTCCTCGCGCTTGCGCCCAGGGCGTGAACAGCCCCGCCGCCAGCACCAGCAGCCAGGCTGCCAGGCAGGCGCGCACCAGCGCTGCCTGCCGCGAGGGCAGCAGCGTGGGGGAGGAGGAGCGCAGCCAAGACATGGGCATATTGTAGGTAGGCAGGGATGGGAGCCGTCAGCGGTGGCAGTCGGCTTGGGCGGCGAACGATGTGGAGAGGATGACGGACGGAGGGCGGAAGTAGAAGCGGAGAATTATTTCGAGGACTGGCCGTCCATCCTTCGACAGGCTCAGGACAAACGGTTTCGGAACCGTTCGCCCTGAGCCTGTCGAAGGGTGAATGGCCCCAACGACCTATTCAACAGAGCCTTTCCGAAGTGCGCGGATTCATACTGGTGGATAGGCCGCCTATTTTTTGCCTCACGCAACCCCTCACTCCACCCACGGCGCAAACCCATCCGCCGGCGCCAGCGGCGGCGCCTGCCGGATTTCGCGCGCCCGCTGTTCGAGAAATCCCAGCAGACCACTCGCACGCTGCGTCGGGCTATGGATGGCGCTGGCCAGCAATCCCGGCGCCTGGGACATCAGCGTGAAGGCGCGGCGCGCGCGCGTGATGCCGGTGTAGACCAGCTCGCGGCCCAGCACGCTGCCGGCGTGGGCCGAGAGCACCAGCGCCGTGTGCTCGAACTCCGAACCCTGGCTCTTGTGCACCGTCATGGCAAATGCGGTCTCCACATGCGCCAGCCGCGCCACGCCGACATCGCGCGGCTTGGGCTCGTCCAGGAAATAGACGCGCAGCCCGGCGCCCGCGCTGGCAGCCGGCAGCGTCACGCCGATATCGCCATTGAACACGCCCAGCGCCGCGTCGTTGCGCGTGACCATGACCGGGCGGCCCGCATACCATTCGCCGCGCGGCGCGATCGCGCCCTGGCTGGCGAGCGCCTTTTCCACCGCGCGGTTCAGGCCCTGCACGCCCCATTCGCCCTCGCGCACCGCGCACAGCAGGCGAAAGCGCTCGAAGGCCAGCAGCACGCTGCGCACCCAGGCCGCATGCGCCTGGGCGCCTGCAGAGACCGGCGGGCGCGCGGCCAGTGCCTGCGCAAAGGCCTGGTAGTTGATGCGTCCGGGCGCGGCTTCGACAGCCATCTGCCACACGCTGTGCGCGGGCGCGCCCTCGCGCAGGCGCAGCTCGCCGCCGTCCCGGGTCTGCGCCTGCAGCAGCGCCAATGCACGCGCGCTGTTGCCGCTGTTCACGGCCTCGGCCAGCTGGCCGATGGGTCCGCCAAAGCGCCGGCTCTCGCGCAGCATCACCGTCTGCTGGGCCAGCGGAAGGGCCTGGCTGGCAGCCGCGCGGTAGGCGTCGGGCACATGCTGGCCGGCCGCGTCCAGCGCGTAGCGCGCGGTCTCGGGCGTGTAGTGGCCGGCTTCCGCACTGCGGCACAGGTCTCCCAGCACCGCGCCGGCTTCGACCGACGCCAGTTGATCCTTGTCGCCCAGGAAAATCACGCGCGCCGCCGCCGGCAGCGCATCGAGCAGCGCGGCCATCATCTCCACATGGATCATCGAGGCCTCGTCGACGATCAACACATCGACATCCAGCGGCCGGCCATGGTGGAACGCAAAGGCGCGCGTGTCGGGGCGCGCGCCCAGCAGCGAATGCAGCGTGCGCGCCGCGCCCATGCGCTGCACCAGCGTCTCCAGATCCAGCATGCCGCCCAGGCTGCCATGCAATTCCTTGAGCGAGGCATCGATGGACTGCTTGAGCCGCGCCGCGGCCTTGCCGGTGGGCGCGGCCAGCGCCACGCGCAGCCGCTCGGGTTCGGGGGCGGTGGCGAACAGCAGCGCCAGCAGGCGCGCCACGGTGTAGGTCTTGCCCGTGCCGGGGCCGCCGGTGATGACCGAGAAGCGCCCGCGCAGCGCCACCGCGCAGGCCAGGCGCTGCCAGTCGAAGGACGCGGGGGCAGAAGAAAACATCCGGTCCAGCCACTGCTGCACCTTCGCGCTCTCGACGGCCAGTTGCGCCGTGCTGCGCTGGGTGATCTGCTGCGCCACCTGGCGTTCGTAATCCCAATAGCGGCGCAGATAAAGCAGCGGCGCATGCGCGGGCCCGCCCAGCACCAGCGGCTGGCCGTGGTCGGGCGCGCTGCCCGTGCGCAGCAGCGGGCTTTGTTTCAACGCCTGCTGCCACTGCCCCAGCTGCCGCGGCAGCTGTGCCCACAGCGCGTTGAGGCCTTCGAGCGCATCCGCGGGCCAGGCCAGCACCGCGTTCGGATCGGCCACCAGCGTCGCCAGCGGCA is a genomic window containing:
- a CDS encoding DUF2946 family protein, with translation MSWLRSSSPTLLPSRQAALVRACLAAWLLVLAAGLFTPWAQARGLEAVCSGTGHGSYRLGPDADSLAHALHGLDCPLCLPQLAAPPQDAGAVPADGPRAAQPARLQAMAWIPVPSACPPPARGPPAV
- the recD gene encoding exodeoxyribonuclease V subunit alpha, with the protein product MKNVDTLTFDLFAELEPEAPVSPATAESVLATLREWSEQGLLRHLDIAMARFLAAQDRDAAPELLVATAVLVQMEGRGHSCLPLATLVADPNAVLAWPADALEGLNALWAQLPRQLGQWQQALKQSPLLRTGSAPDHGQPLVLGGPAHAPLLYLRRYWDYERQVAQQITQRSTAQLAVESAKVQQWLDRMFSSAPASFDWQRLACAVALRGRFSVITGGPGTGKTYTVARLLALLFATAPEPERLRVALAAPTGKAAARLKQSIDASLKELHGSLGGMLDLETLVQRMGAARTLHSLLGARPDTRAFAFHHGRPLDVDVLIVDEASMIHVEMMAALLDALPAAARVIFLGDKDQLASVEAGAVLGDLCRSAEAGHYTPETARYALDAAGQHVPDAYRAAASQALPLAQQTVMLRESRRFGGPIGQLAEAVNSGNSARALALLQAQTRDGGELRLREGAPAHSVWQMAVEAAPGRINYQAFAQALAARPPVSAGAQAHAAWVRSVLLAFERFRLLCAVREGEWGVQGLNRAVEKALASQGAIAPRGEWYAGRPVMVTRNDAALGVFNGDIGVTLPAASAGAGLRVYFLDEPKPRDVGVARLAHVETAFAMTVHKSQGSEFEHTALVLSAHAGSVLGRELVYTGITRARRAFTLMSQAPGLLASAIHSPTQRASGLLGFLEQRAREIRQAPPLAPADGFAPWVE